A region from the Lycium barbarum isolate Lr01 chromosome 8, ASM1917538v2, whole genome shotgun sequence genome encodes:
- the LOC132607074 gene encoding probable receptor-like protein kinase At5g24010 yields the protein MANLHSFFIFSLLFLPYSLSSNYTFPQNYNFINCGSHYSVVVSPNTTFSSDTKPDSRHSHSVNNPVLSGLYGTARVFSKSSLYELSTEKNGVYMVRLHFYPFSNLFDAKFDVLASGFLILSNYSVPKNVTYPVIKEFLLPVNGPNLEINFIPSQESSLAFVNAIEAFGTPQDFIPESAIYVTPQGNSKKNWSLSALTVIHRINVGGQNITPENDTMRRNWVPDDDYLSIKGSAKNRPIYSAMPKYDLEGGSTKFDAPHFVYKTLKEMNRDGKTQRDNFFSITWLFRVNKNATFFVRLHFCDFVSESRNTTVFNAYIYGLFGQPISPYDIIQQSAAPFHVDFVVHSDGSGVMNISVGPRNDSVDKNAFLNGVEIMELINEQKLAPKGNGQAKNRLLIIIGSTVGGVVLAFVSVVVILFCLKSRKPKPVESVVGAMVNVYAGSSAIGSSTNPETNLGLKIPFDEILYATKTFDPKFMIGEGGFGKVYKGTLHNGVKVAVKRSEPGNGQGIMEFQTEITILSKIRHQHLVSLIGYCDERNEMILVYEFMEKGTLREHLYSSKEDVSKSSSRSELSWDQRLQICIGAAKGLHYLHTGLSEPIIHRDIKSTNILLDEFYVAKVADFGLSKSGPIDQTHMVTDVKGSFGYLDPEYVNTMQLTQKSDVYSFGVVLLEVLCARPAVDNLLPRNQMNLAEWGLSWIKKKQLEKIIDPLLAGKINPTSLRKFGETAEKCVQDDGSDRPSMADVLWDLNYALSLQHPGKPQEFHEDSNNTDVSWQMALPGIHRLPSIDVSTSCVSASESEVFSQLKIDEAR from the exons ATGGCAAATCTTCACTCATTTTTCATCTTTTCCCTTCTCTTCCTTCCATATTCTTTATCCTCAAATTACACCTTCCCTCAAAACTACAACTTCATCAACTGTGGTTCACATTACTCAGTAGTCGTCTCCCCCAATACCACTTTTTCCAGCGACACGAAACCTGACTCGCGCCACAGTCACTCTGTTAACAATCCCGTGTTATCTGGACTCTATGGAACTGCCAGAGTATTCAGTAAATCTTCTTTGTATGAACTCTCAACAGAGAAAAATGGTGTTTACATGGTACGACTTCATTTCTATCCTTTTTCTAATCTTTTTGATGCCAAATTCGATGTTTTGGCTTCGGGCTTCTTGATTTTGTCGAATTATAGTGTCCCGAAAAACGTAACTTACCCTGTCATCAAAGAGTTTCTGCTCCCTGTAAATGGTCCTAATTTGGAAATCAACTTTATACCTTCTCAAGAATCGTCTTTGGCGTTTGTTAACGCCATAGAAGCGTTTGGTACTCCTCAAGATTTTATTCCTGAATCTGCTATTTATGTCACTCCTCAAGGAAATAGCAAAAAGAATTGGTCCTTGAGTGCATTAACTGTAATTCATAGGATTAATGTTGGTGGTCAAAATATTACCCCTGAAAATGATACCATGAGAAGAAATTGGGTGCCTGATGATGATTACTTGTCTATCAAAGGATCGGCAAAGAACCGTCCAATCTATAGTGCTATGCCTAAATATGATCTGGAAGGAGGATCCACTAAATTTGATGCTCCTCATTTTGTTTATAAAACTCTCAAAGAAATGAATAGAGATGGTAAGACACAACGTGACAACTTCTTTAGCATAACTTGGCTTTTTCGAGTAAATAAGAATGCTACATTTTTTGTACGCCTACACTTCTGTGACTTTGTTAGTGAAAGCCGGAATACAACAGTTTTCAATGCCTATATATATGGTCTATTTGGTCAGCCAATTAGTCCATATGATATTATTCAACAATCGGCAGCTCCTTTTCATGTTGATTTTGTAGTGCATTCAGATGGTTCTGGTGTTATGAATATCTCAGTTGGCCCTCGGAATGATTCAGTTGATAAAAATGCTTTTCTGAACGGGGTGGAAATCATGGAGCTGATTAACGAACAGAAATTAGCTCCAAAGGGAAACGGACAAGCCAAGAATCGTTTGTTGATAATCATTGGTTCTACTGTAGGTGGTGTGGTTCTCGCCTTTGTTTCTGTAGTGGTTATCTTGTTTTGTTTGAAATCAAGAAAACCGAAACCTGTTGAGAGTGTTGTTGGCGCGATGGTGAATGTTTATGCAGGAAGTAGTGCAATTGGTAGTAGCACTAATCCGGAAACGAACCTTGGGTTAAAGATACCTTTTGATGAGATTTTGTATGCTACCAAGACCTTTGATCCCAAATTTATGATTGGTGAGGGTGGTTTTGGAAAAGTTTACAAAGGAACTTTACACAACGGTGTTAAAGTGGCTGTGAAAAGAAGCGAGCCAGGAAATGGCCAGGGTATTATGGAATTCCAAACTGAGATAACGATCTTGTCCAAAATTCGTCATCAGCATCTCGTTTCATTGATTGGTTACTGTGATGAACGAAACGAGATGATACTTGTTTATGAGTTCATGGAGAAGGGAACTTTGAGAGAGCATTTGTATAGTTCGAAGGAAGATGTTAGTAAATCATCTTCACGGTCAGAATTATCGTGGGATCAAAGGCTACAAATTTGTATAGGTGCAGCTAAGGGCTTACACTACCTTCACACCGGTTTAAGTGAGCCAATTATTCACAGGGACATTAAGTCCACAAACATCCTTCTTGATGAATTTTATGTTGCCAAAGTTGCTGATTTTGGTCTCTCCAAATCAGGTCCCATTGATCAAACACATATGGTTACGGATGTTAAAGGTAGCTTCGGTTACCTTGATCCCGAGTACGTGAATACCATGCAACTGACTCAAAAATCTGATGTCTATTCTTTTGGAGTTGTACTTCTTGAAGTGCTTTGTGCTAGACCAGCTGTAGACAACCTACTTCCGAGAAATCAAATGAACTTGGCGGAATGGGGACTTTCTTGGATTAAAAAAAAACAGCTGGAAAAGATAATTGACCCGTTGCTTGCAG GTAAAATTAACCCAACTTCTTTGAGGAAATTCGGGGAAACAGCAGAGAAATGCGTGCAAGATGATGGCAGTGATAGGCCTAGTATGGCAGATGTGTTGTGGGACTTGAACTATGCACTCTCGCTTCAACACCCTGGGAAGCCCCAAGAATTTCACGAAGATAGTAACAACACCGATGTTTCGTGGCAGATGGCATTGCCCGGTATTCATCGATTACCTTCTATAGATGTAAGCACAAGTTGTGTCAGTGCCAGTGAGAGTGAGGTTTTTTCACAATTGAAAATCGATGAAGCCAGATGA